A single window of Ananas comosus cultivar F153 linkage group 19, ASM154086v1, whole genome shotgun sequence DNA harbors:
- the LOC109724637 gene encoding uncharacterized protein LOC109724637 gives MVKQKMVLKLSMEDPKKRSKALQIAAGFTGVTSTSLEGDRIVVVGDGVDPVTLTAALRKRMGYAELISVAVVEEKKEEKKETAMKSVQPTPLPYHNFTVVPPYPYPYPYAVQQDCSYDNSCTIM, from the exons ATGGTTAAG CAAAAGATGGTTCTTAAGCTGTCAATGGAGGATCCCAAGAAGCGCTCAAAAGCACTTCAAATTGCTGCTGGATTCActg GTGTAACATCGACATCGTTGGAAGGCGATCGGATCGTAGTAGTCGGCGACGGAGTCGATCCAGTAACCCTAACGGCCGCACTGAGAAAGCGAATGGGCTACGCAGAATTGATCAGCGTCGCAGTTGttgaagagaagaaagaggaaaagaaagagaccGCGATGAAGAGCGTTCAACCAACACCCCTTCCATATCATAATTTTACAGTTGTGCCACCATACCCATACCCTTACCCATATGCTGTTCAACAAGATTGTAGCTATGACAATTCTTGTACAATTATGTAG